A genomic segment from bacterium encodes:
- a CDS encoding antitoxin family protein codes for MSTILKARYSEGIIKPLEPVWFEEGKELVVTIEEEASRGAKQRFEQSAGSWRGLIDEGFLDEIYIARMLSQKEITI; via the coding sequence ATGTCTACAATCCTTAAAGCCAGATATTCAGAGGGTATAATCAAGCCTTTAGAACCTGTATGGTTTGAGGAAGGGAAAGAGCTTGTTGTTACAATAGAGGAGGAGGCTAGCCGAGGAGCAAAACAAAGGTTTGAACAATCAGCAGGCTCATGGAGAGGCTTAATTGATGAAGGGTTTTTAGATGAAATCTACATCGCACGGATGCTATCCCAAAAAGAGATTACAATATGA
- a CDS encoding type II toxin-antitoxin system RelE/ParE family toxin, whose protein sequence is MFYAASFVQKILDMGCSLNEFSERGRVVPEIGNPNIREIFIKEYRLIYRIEESRVVILGLIHGKRDLKALWGREEKRGD, encoded by the coding sequence ATCTTTTATGCCGCATCATTTGTCCAAAAAATCCTTGACATGGGTTGTTCCCTGAATGAATTTTCTGAAAGGGGACGCGTTGTTCCTGAAATTGGTAATCCTAATATTCGTGAAATCTTTATAAAAGAATATCGCCTTATTTACCGTATTGAAGAATCAAGGGTTGTTATTTTAGGTCTTATTCACGGGAAAAGAGACCTAAAGGCATTATGGGGGAGGGAAGAAAAAAGAGGTGATTGA